From a region of the Microterricola gilva genome:
- a CDS encoding ABC transporter substrate-binding protein translates to MMFSKTKPWRRVAIATVAAATVATLVGCSAQADEPQTDGEISGKITVWTWNAPGEGLRAAIPAFQELHPDVEIDVQDVGNPAIWEKITTGMAAGGSGLADVLNIGIDYMGNYAEKFPDQLVDLRDFGADELAAEFPAGAWKSGSGADGQVYGIPYEVNAAGFFFRKDLFEAAGLEYAGIETWDDLLDAGVVLKEKTGASLFSMDKAGTVGDSAGLFELLINLQGAFYFNADGEITMNGEEGVRALEIIKKANDLGLVEDVPGTWDNLLITLRGERDVATSSSGGWLSGVIESEAPDMAGKWGVSPPKAVTSGGLTGAVNGGTYLSVPSSSPNQATAWAFINFALGTLEGQQLVYDGGGMFPGFAPMLESPGFVAPNEYFGGTEVNQIFIDELNQDTPVVNYTSDYARALKAYVDAQTRVLLQGADPQTELDAAAEQVAQATGRTLAE, encoded by the coding sequence ATGATGTTCTCGAAGACAAAGCCATGGCGCCGCGTCGCGATTGCAACCGTCGCCGCAGCGACAGTTGCCACTCTGGTCGGCTGCTCGGCTCAGGCCGATGAGCCCCAGACCGATGGAGAAATCTCGGGCAAGATCACCGTCTGGACGTGGAATGCTCCCGGCGAGGGTCTCCGCGCAGCGATCCCCGCCTTCCAGGAGCTCCACCCGGACGTCGAGATCGACGTGCAGGATGTCGGCAACCCCGCCATCTGGGAGAAGATCACCACCGGCATGGCCGCAGGAGGCAGCGGTCTCGCCGACGTGCTCAACATCGGTATCGACTACATGGGCAACTATGCAGAGAAGTTCCCCGACCAGCTCGTCGACCTTCGCGACTTCGGCGCGGACGAGCTCGCCGCGGAGTTCCCCGCCGGTGCCTGGAAGAGCGGTTCCGGTGCAGACGGCCAGGTCTACGGCATCCCGTACGAGGTCAACGCAGCCGGCTTCTTCTTCCGCAAGGACCTCTTCGAGGCGGCCGGCCTGGAATACGCGGGAATCGAGACCTGGGACGACCTCCTCGACGCCGGTGTCGTGCTCAAGGAGAAGACCGGCGCATCGCTGTTCAGCATGGACAAGGCCGGCACGGTCGGAGACTCGGCCGGACTGTTCGAGCTCCTGATCAACCTGCAGGGAGCCTTCTACTTCAACGCCGATGGTGAGATCACCATGAACGGTGAGGAGGGCGTCCGCGCGCTCGAGATCATCAAGAAGGCGAACGACCTCGGCCTCGTCGAGGACGTGCCAGGCACCTGGGACAACCTGCTCATCACACTCCGTGGCGAGCGCGACGTCGCAACGTCCTCCTCCGGCGGTTGGTTGAGCGGCGTGATCGAGAGCGAAGCGCCAGACATGGCAGGCAAGTGGGGCGTCAGCCCGCCCAAGGCCGTCACCTCCGGTGGTCTGACCGGTGCCGTCAACGGTGGAACCTACCTCTCCGTGCCGAGCTCCAGCCCGAACCAGGCAACCGCATGGGCGTTCATCAACTTCGCCCTCGGAACGCTCGAGGGCCAGCAGCTCGTTTACGACGGCGGCGGAATGTTCCCCGGCTTCGCTCCGATGCTCGAGTCGCCCGGATTCGTCGCCCCGAACGAGTACTTCGGCGGCACCGAGGTGAACCAGATCTTCATCGACGAGCTCAACCAGGACACCCCGGTTGTGAACTACACGAGCGACTACGCCCGTGCGCTGAAGGCCTATGTCGACGCCCAGACCCGGGTTCTGCTCCAGGGAGCTGACCCGCAGACGGAGCTGGACGCGGCGGCCGAGCAGGTTGCACAGGCCACCGGCCGGACACTGGCCGAGTAG